In Crassostrea angulata isolate pt1a10 chromosome 6, ASM2561291v2, whole genome shotgun sequence, a genomic segment contains:
- the LOC128189053 gene encoding coactosin-like protein produces the protein MANIDKQTIRDAYEEVRNDSNDTNWAVLKYDGSHIVLGSTGSSFEDFASNFTDDDRVYGFLRVIAGDELSKRTKFALIVWLGKNVSGIKRARMGTDKSSVKEVIRSYAVELMINEKSELNEDFIREAIVKAGGANYGTGTRD, from the exons ATGGCTAACATAGACAAACAGACAATCCGCGATGCTTACGAAGAAGTTCGTAATGATAGTAACGACACTAATTG GGCTGTTTTGAAATATGATGGATCACACATTGTCCTGGGTTCTACTGGGTCTAGTTTTGAAGACTTCGCGTCGAATTTCACCG ATGATGATCGAGTATACGGGTTCCTCCGAGTGATCGCCGGCGACGAGCTCAGCAAACGAACTAAATTCGCCTTAATTGTATGGCTCGGTAAAAATGTGTCTGGAATCAAACGGGCAAGAATGGGCACCGACAAATCCTCAGTCAAAGAAGTCATTCGT aGTTATGCTGTAGAACTAATGATTAACGAGAAATCCGAATTGAATGAAGATTTCATCAGAGAGGCGATAGTAAAGGCGGGCGGGGCTAACTACGGAACCGGAACTCGGGATTGA